The DNA segment GATCAGTACTTGTGGTATGAGGCTGATAAGCGAAGACTCTTCCCTCCATGGATCAAACCTGCTGACACTGAACCTCCTCCGCTGTTGGTGTACAAGTGGTGCCAAGGTTAGCAGGGTCTTGTATTCTATGGAAAAATGAGTTTTCTTAATGGGAGCTTGCTTCCTGCAAGTCGCCTTGGGAGCTGAGTTTTCATATTTGCAACTTGGAGTCAATAGTCATTACAATCAGAGACTATATTTTGTAGATTAATAGATATACATGTATACACTGGAGGAGGAGAACTTCCATAGCATTTGTGGTTGATTACATATGTCTGCTCCCATTTCTGGATAGACTGGAAGGACCAGAGGCTGAAAAGTCAGGCTTTACAGGAAATATGTTGACTTCCTGTGCCCAGAAGGGTGCTTCTGAGCTCTGATGTGTTCAGATAACATGACAAACTTGTTTGTCTCCTCAGGCATTAATAATCTGCAAGATGTTTGGGAAACAAGTGAAGGTGAATGCAATGTCATGCTGGAATCTCGATTTGAGAAGATGTATGAGAAGATTGACCTGACATTGCTCAACAGGCTGTTGCGTCTTATTGTTGATCACAACATTGCTGACTACATGACAGCCAAGAACAACGTAGTGATCAACTACAAGGTGATGACTGCTATTCGGGAAAGGGCATACGTGGACTGTAAAATTAAGAGGTTTTGGACccaggggggaggaggggacacAAGACTTGGCAGAGAATGAAGTGATGAGGGAGTAAGAAAACTTTTCTGGGTCCTGCTAAAGAGCAGCTGCTCAGGTAAAAGGTCTCTGATGTATTGTGACAGGTTCTCACAATTCCCCTTCATTTCCTCAGGACATGAATCACACAAACTCCTATGGGATTATTCGTGGGCTGCAGTTTGCTTCCTTCATTGTCCAGTATTATGGGCTTGTGATGGACCTGCTGGTGCTGGGTCTGCACCGTGCCAGTGAAATGGCTGGGCCTCCCCAGATGCCAAATGACTTCCTTAGCTTCCAAGACATTGCCACTGAGGTGGCCCATCCCATTCGCCTCTTCTGCAGATACATTGACCGTATTCACATCTTCTTCAGGTGAGACCTCTGGGGCGCTGCTTTCCTCAGGTGAACTTTTGTTCTGGCATCTCACAGCAGATGCTGTGAAAGTGGGAATTAGTTGCTCCTGCTCCAGGCTTTTGTTCCCTTTGCTAAGAAAGATCAGGAATATTTGAATTGATAGACATTCCCAGAACTGGGTGTCCACATGCCTCCTCTTGCTTTCTCAGTTTGCTTTTCTACAGCTTCTCTGGACCAGTAGAAAAGCAACAATGCCAAAAGTTCAATTGTTACAGATTTTCCACTGGTAAAATAAGCCTTTTCTGGCTTCCCAGCAAGTGGACATAAAATTTTATGTCTGTTCATGAAAAGATAACCCAAACAGTCTGGTTTGCTCTATGCTAATGAAACTGAAGCCCCCTTCAGTGGGAGGATACAGAAATTGGTTAGTTACCTTCAAATGTGCTATGGCAAACAGCTATCCATAAGCAAGTCCTTATCTGTCTGGGTGGACTGGTGTTCTGAGAAGTTGGTCATGTAACTCCAGATCctcttctgtgtgttttcaggTTTACAGCAGATGAGGCAAGAGACTTGATTCAGCGGTACCTGACAGAGCATCCAGATCCCAACAACGAGAACATCGTAGGCTACAACAACAAGAAGTGTTGGCCCCGGGATGCTCGGATGCGCCTCATGAAACATGATGTGAACCTGTAAGTGCTGCaacctggaaaaaaacaagtggTGGGGGGTGGGAAAATTAATTGTAATAAATAACTGACTGAGACTGATAGGCAGGTGCTCAGGAAGAAAAGTCAGAAGAGGTGAGGGGTCTGTGCTGTAAATCTGGCAGTGAGTGATTGATATAAGAGACTATAGTGCTAGGAAAGCACTGAGAGCTTAccttgtttccattttgtttcagTACCAGACAGCCTGTCACTGTGCATATCTTGTTTTTCAGTGGTCGTGCTGTATTCTGGGATATCAAGAACCGTTTGCCTCGATCAGTCACCACAGTGCAGTGGGAGAATAGCTTCGTATCCGTTTACAGCAAGGATAACCCCAATTTGCTGTTTAACATGTGCGGGTTTGAGTGTCGCATCTTGCCCAAGTGCCGCACCAGCTATGAGGAGTTCACCCACAAGGATGGTGTCTGGAACTTGCAGAATGAGGTAGGGTGAGGGTTTGACAGGGTGGGAGAGCAGTCCCTGCTTGGGCTGTACCTGGCATGAAAGCAGGTTTTATACCTGCTGGCAGAGGGGTGCCTAAGAGCATGAGTTTGCCGGCTGTGTAACTGGGGCCACTGGCAGATGGAGTTAAAATGAACTGGGTATGAACTTTCCTTCCTGAGAGGGATGGGAAATCCTTGGCTGGGGATGAGCAGGGACCTGAAACTGTAGAAGTGCTGTTCAGCCCCTTCTCTCCTCATGTTTTGTAATTGCCTGCTGGTAAGCGCTCACCTTACTGTCTGTATTGGAGAGAGAGCTCCCAGGAGGGAACTGATGTCCCTGTGCTCTTGTAGGTCACCAAGGAGCGCACAGCTCAGTGCTTCCTGCGTGTGGATGATGAGTCTATGCAGAGATTCCACAACAGAGTGAGGCAGATCCTCATGGCATCTGGCTCCACAACTTTCACTAAGGTAAGGTGGGAGGAAGATGTACGACAGAGCTTTCTGGAGATGCTTGGAGAATGGACTGAGAACTGATACTCTGCTTTCCTTTCTAGATTGTCAACAAATGGAATACAGCTCTGATTGGCTTGATGACATATTTCCGGGAAGCTGTTGTAAATACTCAGGAGCTGCTTGATTTGCTGGTGAAATGTGAGAATAAAATCCAGACTCGAATCAAAATTGGTTTGAATTCCAAAATGCCAAGCCGTTTTCCGCCGGTGGTGTTTTACACCCCTAaagagctgggggggctgggCATGCTCTCCATGGGCCACGTTCTCATCCCGCAGTCTGACCTGAGGTGAGTTGTGCTGCTCTAACGCCTGCATGGGTTGAGTGTTGTTAGATGCTCTTTCCTGTAAAAATACTCAGAATGCTAAACCGTGCCATGTTATAGAGAGATGTTGCCTTTACAGTAGGTCATGGCAGTGTGGCCTGTGAAGTTCTGTTGCTCCTAATTCACTCTTGTGCCTCTTTGTTCCAGGTGGTCCAAGCAGACAGATGTTGGCATCACTCACTTCCGCTCAGGAATGAGTCATGAGGAGGACCAGCTTATCCCAAATTTGTATCGTTACATCCAGCCATGGGAAAGTGAATTCATTGACTCTCAGAGAGTATGGGCAGAGTATGCCCTTAAGCGACAAGAGGCTATAGCCCAGAACAGGTGTGTTTCCGCGTGCAATcagatctgtgtgtgtgtgaggacaGGCAGCGGTGTGAAGTCTTGTACTGCCTCAGAGTTCTGGAGACCTTGCTTGCCCCATGATACATGCTCCAGGCTGCCTGCAAAGCTGCTGTCTTACCTCTGGAGGAGGTACAGACTCTGCAAGCAGCAAGTGCACCCGTGACACAGTTTAAGGGAAATGGTATGGCAAGCGGTGCCAGGAAAAGCTGACATCAGACCCATTTGCAGTTAGTTCTGCGCACTTACAAGGGCAGGATTTTTCTTTTGGCTGTTTGATGTCAGTGTGTTCATAGTGATGGCTATAGACACTTTGCTGAGCCTCTGAGTGCTTGCCATTTTAGAATGTCTCCTGCCAGAGCCCTGAGGTCTGTATTATTTCACTGATCTCATCACCTGAAATACTCATTAATGCATTGCTGTAAAACTGAGAGCTAACAAAGtgtgggaatttttttcttcaggcgTCTGACACTAGAGGATCTGGAGGACTCATGGGACAGGGGAATTCCTCGTATTAACACCCTTTTCCAGAAGGACCGGCATACCCTAGCTTATGATAAAGGATGGAGAGTCAGGACTGACTTCAAACAGTATCAGGTATTGACTGGAAATTTCTCTGGCTGAGTGTGAGGTTTAGTTACCTGTTCCATACAATGTCCCTTCACCTTGCATTATTGCAGGTGCACTTCCTTGTACGTCTGCTGCAGGAAGGACTTAGAGCCATGTGTTGGGACTGGTAGAGGCTGTTGAGAACCAAATGCTCCAAAATCTGTAGCTAGCCACTTTTGAAGCATTTCAATAGATTGCAGTGTCTTGGGGAACGTCATGCTTATCACAACTGAGTATTAAGAAAACACTtttggaaagggagaaagggtCTCAAAACAAACATTCCAAAATGTTAAGTGTTAATAACAGTGGAAAAAATTTACTATTTAAAGTCTCTAATAGTAGCTCTATAGAGGGCCAGTCCCTGAAACATAAAAACGTCATCTTAGAGTCTACCTAGTCTGAATTGCACAGTAGTACTGCCTGAACTCACGTTGTAGATGAGCTGTGTCCTCCAGGACTGAGAGCATGAGGCTTTTTACTTGTTTGCTGACATCATCATCATCTTGGTTCTTACAATTAGTGCATCCAAGTTAGATGATCTGAATACAAAGCTGCTCACTAGTGTGCTGTTGTCTCCAGGTCCTGAAACAGAACCCATTCTGGTGGACGCATCAGCGCCACGATGGCAAACTCTGGAACCTGAACAACTACCGCACAGATATGATCCAGGCACTTGGTGGAGTGGAAGGAATCCTGGAGCATACTCTCTTCAAGGGTACTTACTTCCCCACATGGGAGGGTCTTTTCTGGTAAGAGAAACTTTGATGTGGCCTTGTCTTGCAAACGGGAGCTCAGTGGTGCACCAGGTGGAGTCCTTGGCTCAAGCCATACTGATTCTGTTGagacttttctgtttttcagtcatCACTTGAGCACACTGCATAGTTCAGTTGCGAGGGCACCTGGGATTGGGCTATAGCTGAGCTTCAGCATGCAAATCCATGGAAATTTCTTTGCATGAAACAATCTTCCCAGCTCCCAGTGTGTGTGTTCCCTACCTCTATTGTATGTGGCACGTGGCAGTCTGGAAATGAGGGACTTATTACGCAATTGATTGTCTGCCCTTTCTAGGGAGAAGGCCAGTGGCTTTGAGGAGTCCATGAAGTGGAAGAAGCTGACGAATGCCCAGAGATCAGGTTTGAACCAAATTCCAAACAGAAGATTCACCCTGTGGTGGTCTCCTACCATCAACAGAGCCAACGTAAGTACCTGGAGTTTGTACCTGTAGGAACTTCCACTGAAATGAGAGCAGTTAATCAACCTAACTAATTCTTCAGAATATCTCTTACAGATGAACTAAACCTTCTTAACAGTAGCTGTTCTGTTTTCTGAACTTCATCAGTTGTGCTGTTGCATGTTctcacagctgcttttcctttgcaggTATATGTTGGGTTTCAGGTGCAGCTGGATTTGACAGGCATCTTTATGCATGGCAAGATCCCCACGCTGAAGATTTCTCTCATTCAGATTTTCCGAGCTCACTTGTGGCAAAAGATCCATGAGAGCATTGTAATGGATTTGTGTCAGGTGAGCACTATGTTAACTTGCTTTGTTTCTGTGCAATGCATATATGCTCCTTATGTACCAACAGATATTCTCCTGGGGATTTTAGCAGGGCTAGCCTGTCTTCAGCAATttgacagagaaggggagaaaatggGATTTTCCTGGGTCCCTCTTTTAGCTCTCTGCTGAGGATAGATTCTTTAGCTAGGTTGCTTGAACACAACTCATCTCTGACTGCCTTTTCCCAGGTGTTTGATCAAGAGCTGGATGCTCTGGAGATTGAGACAGTGCAGAAGGAGACCATCCATCCCAGGAAGTCATACAAGATGAATTCCTCATGTGCAGATATCCTTCTCTTTGCTTCCTATAAGTGGAATGTGTCACGTCCATCATTGCTTGCAGATTCCAAGTGAgtgtttcccttttccctctgcttgATCTTGCTGCAGAGCAGAAGTGCTGATCCTGTCATCCTGAGCCAAAGGCCCTATCTCTTGGGTACCTAGGGTTGGTTTTCTCTGGGGACACAGGAGGATGCAATCATGCCTGGCAAAGTGCAGAGCTAGTTTGCCTGGATGGTTGCTGCAACTCCTAGCACTGCCTTCTGCAAAACATGAAGACTGTCTTTGTTCCTGTTCTCGCCTCTAGTCGATCCTTCCCCTGAGCCAGAGCTCAGGAGCTCGGAAGGGTTCTTCAGGAAACCCCACAAATCTGTGCTGTCTTAGGGCCAGAATCTGGAGTGAATTGGAGACTATCTGCACCTGTGCTGTGTTTAGTTCAACTGAATCCTCACGGGACATTCTGCGGGGGAGATGACTCCTCATGACTATACAGTAGAGGAGtaactgtgctgctttatttAAACCTGTATCTGAACCGCATTGGCTGAGGGCTTCTCTTAACAGCTTTTGCATTCAGCTGCTATAGGAAGAGAGCAGTAGAGTCCCTTTTCAGGATGGTATGCAGACAGTAGCTGGCTTGAGTGTTCATGCTTGGTGGCAGTTACTCTCTGTCAAAGCCACGCAGCAACTGCAGGAGAGTTTTGTGCAAGATTAAATTGTTCTGGCTTGCTTTCTCCTCAGAGATGTGATGGACAGCACCACCACACAGAAGTACTGGATAGATATCCAGCTGCGCTGGGGAGATTACGATTCCCATGATATCGAGCGCTATGCAAGAGCCAAGTTCCTGGACTACACTACAGACAACATGAGTATATATCCGTCTCCTACTGGTGTGCTCATTGCCATTGATCTGGCCTATAACTTGCACAGGTGAGATCTGCACcttctgtattttaactgtaaTTGTAGTTCATGGCTGTGTGCTAGTGCATCTCCAAACTGGGTTGTATTCTAGGCAGGAGGATGAGGGGAGAAGGCAGAAGCCGGCAGTATACAGTGAATGGGCTAAGGTTTCTAGGCAGTTCTTTCAGGTTGCCCAATATGTGCTCATTCAATAATAATGGTTCAGTTCTCCCAGCTCACtagtaatttgttttcttaagagATTTCTGTCAGAGTCGTCTTGGAGCTAAAGGACAGGCTTTGTTTAAAGGCCTCCTACAAGTGAGGACAACTGTTCTTCACTGGAGAACTTGGGGGTAAATCCCAGAAAGCAGGCCTCTGCTCCAGTGTGCTTGTTAGAGAAGATGCAGCTTTTCTGGTAGTGCAGCGTGTGCGTGCTGTGGCTTCCCACTGTGAGGAGGTGTAGGGAAAAGCCATAGGTGAACAGCTCCCAGGAATGTTGCAAGAAAAGTCATACAGTAGTATTCAGCAAGCAGAAAGGTGCCGGGCTGCTGCATGGAAGGACTTGTGCATGGCTGTTGTCTTTTCATCTCAGAGCTGATGGCAACAACTACGTCTTCTGGTTTTTGTCTTCTTCAGTGCTTATGGGAACTGGTTCCCTGGGAGCAAACCTCTGATCCAGCAGGCTATGGCCAAAATTATGAAAGCAAACCCTGCGCTGTATGTGTTGAGGGAACGAATCCGCAAGGGCTTGCAGCTGTACTCATCTGAGCCCACAGAACCATACCTTTCCTCCCAGAACTATGGAGAGCTCTTCTCCAACCAGATCATCTGGTTTGTGGATGACACGAATGTGTACAGAGTGACCATTCACAAGGTGAGGCCAGAGGTGTATCTGCCAGGGGAAAGGACGGGGACTGTAAATATCCTGCGCTCAGGGTGGTTGTGGAGGCATGCATGATGGAAAACTAGGAATCGACATGGATCCAAATTTCTGCAGTGTGCACGGAGCAGCTCTGACAGTTCTGGTACAGTTCCTGCTCAAAGCGCACAGCGAGTCGGCTGTTGTCCGAGTGTGTGGATAGGCTACATTCATCTCCCTGTACTTttcacttctgccttttttctcagACTTTTGAAGGGAATTTGACCACAAAACCCATCAATGGAGCCATTTTCATCTTCAATCCCAGAACTGGACAGCTATTCCTGAAGATCATCCATACATCTGTGTGGGCAGGACAGAAGCGTCTAGGACAGGTAGGGCCTGGCTGCATGCTGTGCTTTGCGCTGTGAGCTGGGCATGGGCTCCGACTGCTTGGGACACTCACTTGAGCAGAAGATATCATGAGGGTCTTCATCTTTCTCCCTCTTAACAAGTTTGGAGCTCCAGTTTCCAGTGTGTAACCTGTGCTCAGGCAAGCATTAGCATGGGATGTAAAAGTAAAAGAATGCAGGTATTGATGTTGCAACATTTTTGTGGCTCTGATGTGTAAAGAGCTTACGTCTTCAAGCAGGGCTTGAGAAACAGTGCTGTGCTTACTGTTACAGCAAATCACATTGCACTTGGCCGTACATCCAGTACAGTGGGAAGACTCTCAGGTGGCAAAGCCAGGGAGGCGGTGTAGCCAGTTATTTTTTCTGAGCCAGTCAGGAGTAACTGAACTCCAGGAATGGGAACTGCCCTCTGTGATCAGTAAGAAGGAAATGCTGAGCCTTGTCACTGATCTGGAACAAGCCATAAATTCCAGCTGTATTTTTAGAATTTGATTTGAGTCTCTGCAATTCCCAAAGCCATGGAGACTGCTGTTAGCAGGGAGATATTTCTCTAACCCTGCTGTCTTTCTGTAGCTGGCCAAGTGGAAGACTGCTGAAGAAGTGGCTGCCTTGATTCGATCACTTCCTGTGGAGGAGCAGCCTAAGCAGATCATAGTGACTCGAAAGGGCATGTTGGACCCACTTGAGGTAACAATGCAGATACTGCTCTGTGGGGTCATTGTAAAATCTTTGGGAGATTGCAGAACAATCCTGTGTTCCTGTGAAGGACTTCATCTGGGCCAACATTCTGCAGTAGTTGTGAGCTAATTCCTTTTTTCGATAAACTACAGGTGCACTTGCTGGATTTCCCCAATATTGTAATCAAAGGCTCAGAGTTGCAGCTGCCCTTCCAGGCCTGTCTGAAAGTGGAAAAGTTTGGTGATCTCATCCTGAAGGCTACTGAACCCCAGATGGTTCTCTTCAATCTCTATGATGACTGGCTGAAAACCATCTCTTCCTACACGGTAAGCACAGCATGCCTagtctgcattttgctttgcCGCTGATAAATGAGGCAGGAGCCAAGGCTTCAGAAATCCCTCCCAATTTGTTGCTTGGGAGCACTTCACTCTGAGTCTGCCTGGATTTTCCTTCAAATAGATTCCACCTGTGCTTCCCATGCAGTGTTGGTGTGTCCAAACAGAGGAGTGCTGTACTAGGGCCTTGTATGTttggtttccttccttccttctaactgcatctttttttcttctccaaggcaTTCTCTCGTCTGATTCTGATTCTCCGGGCACTACATGTGAATAACGATCGAGCCAAAGTTATTCTGAAACCAGACAAGACAACCATAACAGAGCCTCACCACATCTGGCCAACCCTGACGGATGAGGAGTGGATCAAGGTGGAGGTGCAGCTGAAGGATCTCATCCTTGCTGACTATGGCAAGAAGAACAAGTAAGCCACTGTCCAGCTGCAATAATCCTGTCAGCCTTTTCTTCTTGCTCTGGCCAGAGTGTTCCTTGTGGAGAGCGGAAGACTTTCAAGGGCCTTTGGCAATGAACTGTCAGCTTTGTAGTGAAACTGGCtgttattattaattgctttctAGTAAGGCAGATAAAAACATCTGCACCAAAACTTTTCTGATCTGCGCATCATGTGATTTGATCCCTCCTTTTGTCTGAAAAGTTGTGGTTTCATTTTTCGTAGCGCCCTGAGTGGATGTTCTGAGCTTGTGCCTTGGTGAGAGGGATCCAGAACGTATTTTGAAATGCCTGACTTGGGTGGATTTTCTCTTTCAGTGTGAATGTTGCATCCCTGACACAGTCAGAGATCCGAGACATTATCCTGGGCATGGAGATCTCTGCCCCCTCTCAGCAGAGACAGCAGATTGCAGAAATTGAGAAGCAAACCAAGGAGCAGTCACAACTGACAGCCACGCAGACCCGCACTGTTAACAAACACGGGGATGAAATCATCACCTCTACAACCAGCAACTACGAAACCCAGACCTTCTCCTCCAAGACTGAgtggcgagtcaggtaggaaagCAGGCAGGGCTGTTGTGCAGTAGAAGAGGTCAGAGTGCTCAGAAAGGGATCTGTGCACTCTCTAATAATCGTCTCTTCACAGAGCGATTTCTGCTGCCAACCTCCACCTGCGAACGAACCACATTTATGTTTCATCAGACGATATAAAGGAAACGGGCTATACGTACATTCTTCCCAAGAACGTGTTGAAGAAGTTTATCTGCATCTCAGATCTGCGGGCCCAGGTGAGCGTGTAACGAGTCTGTTATAGTTGTGCTCCACGCTGCTGGGGCACATGCCAGTCGTGGGCAAGCAGGAACTAGTGGCAAAGGGCTGGGAACTTGCTGCTGTCCGTGTGAATCCCTCTGTGCTTGAGACAGATGCTGGCACGATGGCTGAGCACACCAGTTTTAGGTGGGTCCTGGTGGCTCCTTGTGGCCCAGACTTGCGGGGGGAACAGCACTGAACAAAACTATGATGTTCTCCTCTAGTGAGAACCTGCCGGTCAAGAGATGCTGTCCTCAGGAACTAAGGGCAGGGCCCACCCACTTTTACACAGTTACAGGGAGGTCTCTTCTGGGCTTCTGAGGCGGATGGTTGTGTTTCTAGATTGCAGGTTACCTGTATGGAGTGAGCCCTCCTGATAACCCCCAAGTGAAGGAGATCCGGTGCATTGTAATGGTGCCCCAGTGGGGAACACACCAGACCGTGCATCTCCCAGGGCAGCTGCCGCAGCATGAATATCTCAAGGTGAGTTGAGCTTCTCCTCCGGGTGTGGGTAGAAGATCACCATCTCCAGTAACGGGGACCTGAGGTGGTGGGGCAGCTTCCCTTGGTCTGTTGTAGATGTGGGACTTAAAGGGCTCGGCCTGAAGCCAGCCCGATCTGGGATCAGGTGAAAGGGAAGCCTTTGGTCCCTGTGTGCTTTCTGCCATGCTTAAAGgggtctttttttaaaggtctgtcATTTCTCTCTAAAACACTGTCTTTTTGTCAGGAAATGGAACCTCTGGGTTGGATTCACACCCAACCAAATGAGTCCCCTCAGCTCTCGCCGCAGGATGTCACCACCCATGCCAAGGTCATGGCTGACAACCCCtcctgggatggggagaagactATCATCATCACCTGCAGGTGAGGGAACACCTCCAGGGAGGCTTCTGTGTGCCCCCTCTGCTGAGGGGGCCTGTGGGTGCAGTGCTTGGGAACACGTTGAAGTCTCAGACTAAAAATTTGGCAGAAAGGGAGTCTTTGCTCATACCTGGTTTCCCTCCTCCGTCCCAGATCAGTCTGACTCGCTCCATCTCTCCTTTCCTTCAGTTTTACACCAGGCTCGTGCACGCTGACAGCCTACAAACTGACCCCAAGCGGCTACGAGTGGGGCAGGCAGAACACGGACAAAGGGAACAACCCCAAGGGCTACCTGCCATCCCATTACGAGAGGGTGCAGATGCTGCTGTCGGATCGCTTCCTCGGCTTCTTCATGGTCCCAGCGCAAGGGTCCTGGAATTACAACTTCATGGGTGAGCTGTCCTGGGAAAGGGACAGGAAGGGAGGCAATGCGATTagcctggggaggagaaggaaatagCTCCTCAGGGAAGTGTTCCTTACCCGTTCTGAAGTTTGACCTTCCTCAGAGCGGCTGGGAGGAATACCAGCATTGTGGTCTGACCGTTCCTTGGTACCATCACTGAGGTATCAGTTCTCAATGATTTTTCAGTGGCAAGAGAGCAAACTCTGATAGAGGGGATCGAGACCTCTTGTCTAGGGCAGTAACAGGAGGTCCTGGCATGATGAACCACAGCCAGCTGCAGAGAGGGTCAGGAAGGGCGGAGAGTGGCAGACAAACCACTTGACTAGCAGAAGACAGCTATAGGGGCATTGCTCTGTAAATCTCTAGGGGGAGGAACCCAAAGGGTGATGATTTTGTCTCTTCCTCTGCAAGGTTTGCTTAAAAATGGCCTTGTGAGGGTAGAGTGCTTCCCTAAGCTCCTGATCAATGGTGGAGGCAGAAGGGGTTTCAGGTGCGTGACGGACTCTTTCTTCCAGGTGTTCGCCACGACCCCAACATGAAGTACGAGCTGCAGCTCGCCAACCCCAAGGAGTTTTACCACGAGGTCCATCGCCCTTCTCACTTCCTCAACTTCGCCCTGCTCCAGGAGGGAGAGGTTTACTCCGCCGACCGGGAGGACCTCTACGCCTAGtcctgccctctcctccctccccactctTAGTACTGTTGATATTCAACAGCGTCTGTctgtccctctgccccccccccccccgccactccTCGCCACCCACTCACACCCGCGTagccccccccgtgtcccctgcgTGACGTCTCGGGTTGT comes from the Accipiter gentilis chromosome 6, bAccGen1.1, whole genome shotgun sequence genome and includes:
- the PRPF8 gene encoding pre-mRNA-processing-splicing factor 8, which translates into the protein MAAVFPYRGGCAPVPSPLAPLPDYMSEEKLQEKARKWQQLQAKRYAEKRKFGFVDAQKEDMPPEHVRKIIRDHGDMTNRKFRHDKRVYLGALKYMPHAVLKLLENMPMPWEQIRDVPVLYHITGAISFVNEIPWVIEPVYIAQWGSMWIMMRREKRDRRHFKRMRFPPFDDEEPPLDYADNILDVEPLEAIQLELDPEEDAPVLDWFYDHQPLKDNRKYVNGSTYQRWQFTLPMMSTLYRLANQLLTDLVDDNYFYLFDLKAFFTSKALNMAIPGGPKFEPLVRDINLQDEDWNEFNDINKIIIRQPIRTEYKIAFPYLYNNLPHHVHLTWYHTPNVVFIKTEDPDLPAFYFDPLINPISHRHSVKSQEPLPDDDEEFELPEFVEPFLKDTPLYTDNTANGIALLWAPRPFNLRSGRTRRALDIPLVKNWYREHCPAGQPVKVRVSYQKLLKYYVLNALKHRPPKAQKKRYLFRSFKATKFFQSTKLDWVEVGLQVCRQGYNMLNLLIHRKNLNYLHLDYNFNLKPVKTLTTKERKKSRFGNAFHLCREVLRLTKLVVDSHVQYRLGNVDAFQLADGLQYIFAHVGQLTGMYRYKYKLMRQIRMCKDLKHLIYYRFNTGPVGKGPGCGFWAPGWRVWLFFMRGITPLLERWLGNLLARQFEGRHSKGVAKTVTKQRVESHFDLELRAAVMHDILDMMPEGIKQNKARTILQHLSEAWRCWKANIPWKVPGLPTPIENMILRYVKAKADWWTNTAHYNRERIRRGATVDKTVCKKNLGRLTRLYLKAEQERQHNYLKDGPYITAEEAVAVYTTTVHWLESRRFSPIPFPPLSYKHDTKLLILALERLKEAYSVKSRLNQSQREELGLIEQAYDNPHEALSRIKRHLLTQRAFKEVGIEFMDLYSHLVPVYDVEPLEKITDAYLDQYLWYEADKRRLFPPWIKPADTEPPPLLVYKWCQGINNLQDVWETSEGECNVMLESRFEKMYEKIDLTLLNRLLRLIVDHNIADYMTAKNNVVINYKDMNHTNSYGIIRGLQFASFIVQYYGLVMDLLVLGLHRASEMAGPPQMPNDFLSFQDIATEVAHPIRLFCRYIDRIHIFFRFTADEARDLIQRYLTEHPDPNNENIVGYNNKKCWPRDARMRLMKHDVNLGRAVFWDIKNRLPRSVTTVQWENSFVSVYSKDNPNLLFNMCGFECRILPKCRTSYEEFTHKDGVWNLQNEVTKERTAQCFLRVDDESMQRFHNRVRQILMASGSTTFTKIVNKWNTALIGLMTYFREAVVNTQELLDLLVKCENKIQTRIKIGLNSKMPSRFPPVVFYTPKELGGLGMLSMGHVLIPQSDLRWSKQTDVGITHFRSGMSHEEDQLIPNLYRYIQPWESEFIDSQRVWAEYALKRQEAIAQNRRLTLEDLEDSWDRGIPRINTLFQKDRHTLAYDKGWRVRTDFKQYQVLKQNPFWWTHQRHDGKLWNLNNYRTDMIQALGGVEGILEHTLFKGTYFPTWEGLFWEKASGFEESMKWKKLTNAQRSGLNQIPNRRFTLWWSPTINRANVYVGFQVQLDLTGIFMHGKIPTLKISLIQIFRAHLWQKIHESIVMDLCQVFDQELDALEIETVQKETIHPRKSYKMNSSCADILLFASYKWNVSRPSLLADSKDVMDSTTTQKYWIDIQLRWGDYDSHDIERYARAKFLDYTTDNMSIYPSPTGVLIAIDLAYNLHSAYGNWFPGSKPLIQQAMAKIMKANPALYVLRERIRKGLQLYSSEPTEPYLSSQNYGELFSNQIIWFVDDTNVYRVTIHKTFEGNLTTKPINGAIFIFNPRTGQLFLKIIHTSVWAGQKRLGQLAKWKTAEEVAALIRSLPVEEQPKQIIVTRKGMLDPLEVHLLDFPNIVIKGSELQLPFQACLKVEKFGDLILKATEPQMVLFNLYDDWLKTISSYTAFSRLILILRALHVNNDRAKVILKPDKTTITEPHHIWPTLTDEEWIKVEVQLKDLILADYGKKNNVNVASLTQSEIRDIILGMEISAPSQQRQQIAEIEKQTKEQSQLTATQTRTVNKHGDEIITSTTSNYETQTFSSKTEWRVRAISAANLHLRTNHIYVSSDDIKETGYTYILPKNVLKKFICISDLRAQIAGYLYGVSPPDNPQVKEIRCIVMVPQWGTHQTVHLPGQLPQHEYLKEMEPLGWIHTQPNESPQLSPQDVTTHAKVMADNPSWDGEKTIIITCSFTPGSCTLTAYKLTPSGYEWGRQNTDKGNNPKGYLPSHYERVQMLLSDRFLGFFMVPAQGSWNYNFMGVRHDPNMKYELQLANPKEFYHEVHRPSHFLNFALLQEGEVYSADREDLYA